Below is a genomic region from Algoriphagus halophilus.
TTTAAAGAGACTGCTATTGCTGTGATGGCAAGAAGAAAGGTAGAATGGACAAAAAAAGATGAAGAAATTCTTCATTGGATTTTTGAATTAACCAAAACCTATAGAATTTGGGAAACTTCTTCCTGAATAAATTAAACCATGCTATTTGCTGATATTCCGGGTTTACCCGAGACCAAAGAAAATCTGATCAATGCTGTCAAAAACAATCATTTGGCACATGCATTACTTTTTCATGGGCCCGAAGGCTCTGCAAGCTTGACCATGGCATTGGCGCTTTCTACTTATTTGTTTTGTCAGAATCCAGGTGAGAAAGATTCCTGTGGAGAATGCTCCTATTGCAAAAGGATGGAAAAATTAATTGTTCCGGACTTGAACTTTGCATTTCCTTCTATTTCAAAAGATAAAGAAGGAGAAGAGGATGAGAAAAATAATGAACTGGCCAATTGGAGGACTTTTGCATTGGAACAGCCATATGGCAACATGCATGACTTTATATACTTTAATGGTTTTGAGAAGAAACAATTAAATATCTCGAAAGGCGCAGCCAGAAAGATCATTCAGTCTTTGTCTTTGATGTCTTTTGAAGGAGGGTATAAAGTGATGTTGATTTGGGGAGTTGAGTATCTACACCCTTCGGCAGCCAATTCTCTTTTGAAAATTATTGAGGAACCGCCTGCAAAAACTGTGTTTATGCTGGTTACTTCTCAACCAGACCAATTGCTGACCACCATTCTGTCCAGGACTCAAAAGGTAATGGTAAGAGCCTTTTCTGATGAAGAGGTAAAAAATCATTTGGTGGAATCCGGGCAGTGTGAAAGTAAATTGGCGGAGCAAATATCCATGCTGGCTGATGGCGATTTAAGAGCTGCCTATCGCTTAGTCAATGAGGTGGAGGATGAACAGGTAAGCAAAATAAGAGAATGGTTTCTACTGTGCTACAGCAAGAAATTAAAGGACTTGTTTGAACTGGCTGACAACTTCCATAAAATTGACAAAGAGGCTCAGAAATCTATGATCCTTACTGGTTTGAATGTATTGAGAGAAATTATGCTCAAGAACTTCAGTTTGGAGGAACTGCTGAGAACGACAGGAGAAGATCGTGGTTTTATTGAAAAAATTTCCGGAAGAGTCCTTAAGGAAACCCATGTGATGGAGTTGTACGAATCTTTCAATGAGGCCCACTATCATTTGGAACGTAATGGGAATGCCAAAATGATATTTACTGACCTTTCTATGAAAGTTTTGCTTTCAATGGCAAAAACCAGTTAAAATGGAAAAGAAAGTTATTGGTAGAAAAGAGAAAGTTTCCATTCCGGATTTTGACCTTGATCTGGTTTGGGCAAAAGTAGATACAGGTGCCTACACCAGCAGTATCCATGCGGAAAACATTCAGGTAAAAGAAGAGGATGGGAAAAAGGTACTTACCTTTCGGGTATTGATGCCTGGACATAGATCATATACAGGTAAAGAAATAAAGGTGGATCGGTTTCGTGAGAAAAGTGTTAAAAATTCATTTGGACAAGCAGAGACCAGGTATTTAATCCAAGTGACATTTCAACTTGCAGGGGAAGAATATCCTGCGGAATTTACTCTTTCGGACCGGTCCAAAATGCGTAATCCTATTTTACTAGGTAGGAAGATATTGAAGGATAAGTTTCTTGTAGACGTATCAGGTTATAATCTAGCTAAAGTTTACCGCCAAAAACCAAAAGAGAAATAACCAATTTCTTTTAGGAAAAATTGAAAATCATGAAAATTGCAATCCTTTCTAGGAACCCAAATTTATACTCCACCAAAAGGCTTTTGGAAGCAGTTCATGCTGCTGGCCACGAAGGAATGGTGATCAATCATAGTATTTGTGATATTATCATTGAGCAAGAAGGCCCTTCTATTATTTATAAAGGAGAAAAAATTACTAACGTAGATGCCATCATTCCAAGGATAGGAGCTTCAGTTACTTTTTATGGAACAGCTGTAGTAAGACAATTTGAGTTAATGGGGGCTTTTTCTGTGGTGAATTCCCAAGCGATAGTGAGAAGCAGGGATAAACTAAGAAGCTTGCAGATTTTATCAACAGCGGGTTTGGGCATGCCTAAGACTGCCTTCACCAATTTTTCCAAAGGGGGAGAGAAGCAATTAATTGAGCAAGTAGGTGGAGCTCCTCTGATCATCAAACTATTGGAAGGAACCCAAGGATTGGGAGTGGTTTTGGCGGAAACAAAAAAAGCTGGACAGTCAGTAATTGAAGCCTTTCATGGATTAAAGGCAAGAATTATTGTCCAAGAATTTATAAAAGAGGCAAAAGGAGCCGATATTCGCGCTTTCGTTGTCAATGGAAAGGTAGTAGGGGCCATGAAACGACAAGGTGCTGAAGGTGAATTTAGATCCAATCTCCACCGCGGAGGAATGGCTACAGTCATAAAACTTTCGAGAGCTGAGAAGGCTGCTGCCTTAGGAGCTGCAAAGGCCTTGGGATTGGATGTTGCTGGTGTAGATATGTTACAGTCGGCCAGAGGCCCATTAATTCTTGAAGTAAACAGTTCACCTGGA
It encodes:
- the rimK gene encoding 30S ribosomal protein S6--L-glutamate ligase; translation: MKIAILSRNPNLYSTKRLLEAVHAAGHEGMVINHSICDIIIEQEGPSIIYKGEKITNVDAIIPRIGASVTFYGTAVVRQFELMGAFSVVNSQAIVRSRDKLRSLQILSTAGLGMPKTAFTNFSKGGEKQLIEQVGGAPLIIKLLEGTQGLGVVLAETKKAGQSVIEAFHGLKARIIVQEFIKEAKGADIRAFVVNGKVVGAMKRQGAEGEFRSNLHRGGMATVIKLSRAEKAAALGAAKALGLDVAGVDMLQSARGPLILEVNSSPGLEGIEKATGIDIAGEIIKFIEGGVKRKRNSGRVTNQ
- a CDS encoding DNA polymerase III subunit, with the protein product MLFADIPGLPETKENLINAVKNNHLAHALLFHGPEGSASLTMALALSTYLFCQNPGEKDSCGECSYCKRMEKLIVPDLNFAFPSISKDKEGEEDEKNNELANWRTFALEQPYGNMHDFIYFNGFEKKQLNISKGAARKIIQSLSLMSFEGGYKVMLIWGVEYLHPSAANSLLKIIEEPPAKTVFMLVTSQPDQLLTTILSRTQKVMVRAFSDEEVKNHLVESGQCESKLAEQISMLADGDLRAAYRLVNEVEDEQVSKIREWFLLCYSKKLKDLFELADNFHKIDKEAQKSMILTGLNVLREIMLKNFSLEELLRTTGEDRGFIEKISGRVLKETHVMELYESFNEAHYHLERNGNAKMIFTDLSMKVLLSMAKTS
- a CDS encoding ATP-dependent zinc protease family protein produces the protein MEKKVIGRKEKVSIPDFDLDLVWAKVDTGAYTSSIHAENIQVKEEDGKKVLTFRVLMPGHRSYTGKEIKVDRFREKSVKNSFGQAETRYLIQVTFQLAGEEYPAEFTLSDRSKMRNPILLGRKILKDKFLVDVSGYNLAKVYRQKPKEK